Below is a genomic region from Pontibacter deserti.
ACCTGCGATACAAGTCGTTTATGAGTGGGGTATATTTTCTGGCAATAGGTCTCCTGTTTCTGCCGTTTTATAGCAACATCTATACTTTGCTGATGAGCAAAAGTATAAAAATGCCTGATGTTGGTGGTATGCTTGGTGCACTTACGTTACTCCTGGTGTATACCTACGCCTCTTTTAAGTATAACCTGCACATAACACGAAAGGCTCTGGAAACAGATGAAGAATAACATAAAAGTGGAGCGGGCAAAAAAGAATATTACACAGGAGCAGTTGGCTGAGTCACTTGGTGTTAGCCGCCAGACCATTAACGCTATAGAAAAAAACAAGTACCTGCCATCCACATTGCTGTCACTTAAGATGTCTGCTTTATTCGGGGTTACCGTAAACGAGCTTTTTATACTTGAAGATGAAGATTAAGTGCTTGTTTGAATCAGAACAGCGAGGTAAAGGCTGCAGTATTCTTTAAATTAAAATTCACGTTTACGGGGTTTCCTTTGCCAGCCCCAACAATTTGCCTTAACTTTGGGCAATTTATACCTACCACACTATGCCAAAAGACACGAGTATTAAATCAGTTCTTATCATTGGCTCCGGTCCTATAGTTATTGGCCAGGCCTG
It encodes:
- a CDS encoding helix-turn-helix transcriptional regulator, whose protein sequence is MKNNIKVERAKKNITQEQLAESLGVSRQTINAIEKNKYLPSTLLSLKMSALFGVTVNELFILEDED